The window AATTCTTGTTTCTCCATGAATATACAATCTTCACATTATTGTGTAAGGGATTTGTCTCATTATATAGTCTTTATCTTCTTCAAAAAAATATTTTGGGATTCACTTGTGAGTCCTGTGAATTTTTGGACCAACCAATCAACTTCCAACTCCTGGCATCTCGCTTTTGCCTTTTGGGCAATTTTTAAAGCCTTGTCTTTCTGATCACCAGTTAATATTGCAGGCGGATACTGAAGCCGGTGCATTATCGCATCTGCCTCTGCAACTTTCATATTGGCAATGTCATTTTCTTTTTCAATATACTTTCTCAGCCATTTTTCCCCTTCTGATTTACGCTGATCCGAGACCTCTTTTATAATTTTTTCCAATGTCTCTTCAACATCCCACGGGGGAGGATCATTATCACCGTATTTTTTATCGGTATCAGCAACAATCGCCGAGGACAGGTTTTTGAAAGCATCCCAGGTCAACGAGGTGTCTTGAAGCTTAAGATAAGCATCATGGAAAATATTTAATGCCAATGCCATTAATTCCAGATCTTCCAGATCTGTGTCACATCCTTCGTAGGTCAGCATTAAGCCCTTAATATCTTTCAGCAACGGTGCAATATCAGAATAGGTCTGAATTTTAGAATCCCATAATGCATTGGCTTTTTCACTCAATTGGGATTCAGCCTCTTTTAAATTTTTAATAAATGCAGATACACGGCTTCTGATACCATCCATCTCAGTAAGGGATACTTTTCCTGATGCTGTTTTCAGGCGCTTGTCATATTCTTTCCCGGGAACAAGCAAACTTCTGATTTGGGCTATTCTTACAATACGAAACACCTCACTATTCTCAGTCAGCCAGGAGTCAACATCTTGAATCAACCTGGCAGCTTCCGCCTGGACCTGGGAGTTTTTGACCTGGTCATTGACCCATTTTTTTAGCTGTTCAGCCTCCTCGGGCAGATTTAAAAGCTCAAGATTCTTACAAACCTTGGATCCAAGATGATGTTTAAAATTCCCAACTTGCTCCGGATTATCTGTGATAAGGGTTTGAGTTGGCATCCAATCAGGAAAAATTTCAATAACCATCTGGCGTGCTCGGCCAATGTCATTTTCAATATCTGCTTTCTCCTGGCGGGTCCAGGCCAATTCTTCGCCCTCCATTTTCGATAAAAGAGATGCCATTTCTGCTGCACCCCAGATAATATTGCCACCGTTTTTGTGCCGCACCCCTTTATCGATTTTATCCCAGGCATCATCTTTTTTCCGTTGAACGGTCTCCATGGCCGATATGGATTGTTTGGTCAATTCTTCAAGGTGTACAAATTTATATGTTAATGATTGGGAAATCGGAATTCTTGATCTTAACGCCAATGCCTGCTTATAGAGTTGGAATCTTCCTTGATAGGACTCCTCCAGTTCCCAATCTTCAAGCAGGTTTTCCCATTCGGCAGACTCCTCACCCATATTGATAATTTCGGCTTTACCTATTTTGTCTAAATCAAGAGTCTTTTCCCGTCCTTTGAACAGATCTTGTTGAAGCCACTGCCCTACGTCTACCCGGGCGCCGTCATCAGTCAAAATAAAAACATTGTCTCGACGCGGAGACAAAAACACGCCGAACAGCAGGCCAACAGAGGCAATGTTTGCCCCAAAAGGAGGCAGACAGGCTGCACGCAACTCATCAGCGATTATAAATTGTTGATCGTCGGCATCCAATTTTTTACGCCATGCCATGACAATGGCGTGGGCTGTAGGCTCTTTGGGGATAATAATTTTACCGTTGGTATTGTTAAAACAATCCCAGCAATATTTCAGAACATTCAAGGAACGGTTTCTGTCTTTAGCCCCTAAGGAACTGCATGTTTGAAAATCCAGTTTGCCGTTTAACAAGGATAACGTCAAAGAATTGCAAGACGCTGCAGCATTTCCGCTTTTGGTACCGTATCCGTCAAAGGGGAATGGCAGGGGTTTTTTATATATAGCTGAGAATAGTTCTGTTCCCATTGCCATAAGCCTGCGCCCTGATAATCCCTCCTGTAGACCAACAGAGATATGCCGTTCTTTCACAGCCAATTCAATGGATTTTGTTAAAAACTGACGGGTTTTCTCTTCATGAGAGCCGACCAGGTGGCCAAACCTGGCCTTATCCTGTTCGTTTATTCCATCCGAAAGGACAGCCAACTCCGCCATCATTCGGCCGATGTCGCCTGTTTCATCTTCAATAAAAACAACAAAAATGGGAAGCGTCTTTTGTTCTAATTCTTTTGCCACACTGTTTATTTTTCGTTTCGTATTAAGCAGAATCTTTTCGATATCTTCTCCGGGGCCTACATAGCAATAGATAAGGGAGCCCCGTTTGTCCGCTACGCCCAAAGCGCAGCCCCAGCTTTTTGCTGCAAAATCAATATGGTTTTCAAGAATATGCAGATTTGAAGCCGTAAATTGATACCCCCACTCTTTGGTTGTAATATCATTACGTTCAGAAAAATCGCATTCAAGGTCCCCGATTGCATCGCACCACTTGGCGATTTGCCCTGCAAATAGTTCTGCCTTGCCCTGCTCGTCAAAGGAACTGGCAACCCGCTGTCTTAAGAAAGATAAGAATTGTGTTCGAGGAACGGCATCTCCAAGGATATCAAATAATTGAAAGTTTTTATCCCATTCAATGATGTTAAATTCATTTTGAAGCAGGTTTAGCTCTTCCTGTATTTCAAAAAGATTCAGCCCTGTAAATGCCCCGATGGAGATCTCCGCCTGCTCTCTGTTCTGGACAGACAATCCTATTTTGGACGAAAAAACGATGGCCTGGAGCATTGCTGCTTGACGGTTGTTCAATTTACTTCCGTGTTTATTGATAACGGTTGCATAGGAGTGGGCAATCGTGCCCTGCTGGCCACTCTCTTCTGAACCGATAAATTCCTGAAGCAGTTCTTCCGACCATAGATCTGTAGCGGCCATCACGGCCGGTTGATTTCCAGCAACTGCAACCCTGCCCATATGTGCCTTCATTCGCCCGGACAGCAATGAAAGTGCAGATCTCTCCTGAAGATGTTTGCCGGCCGACGACATATAATAGAGCAGCCATACCGCATAAGGAGATAACGGCCAGCATCCTTTCCGTACAACAGTATGGAACTGGCCAGCATTCGTCCACAGATGATGTTGCTTAGACACGGGGAACCATTGGTTAATGGTATCCATGATTTGTTGTGAAGCTTGCAGGCTTTGCCCTCCCTCAAACCACGCTTCGTATTCTGATGATTTCTTTTCGATTAGATGGGCGATTAGGGTTTCAAGATTCGTGCTTAAATATGCCTTATCTGCATTTTGATATCTGGTAATCACACGGATGATATCATTTTTGAATTCCGGGGCAATCCGTTGAATATAAGAGTTGAGTTCAAACTGAATAAACCCTACAAAGGTAGCTTTATCCGAATTGCTTTGTATGCCTTCAAAAAGATGCTGAAGTACGCCGCTGCCTGCAATTTGCCTCCTCATTGTTGCAAATTCCGCATACCGGCCGAACTCATCAAACAATACTAAAAGGCCTGAAAATGGCTTTCCTGGTTCAGGACCGCAATACTCGCGGCATGCCACATCAATCAAGTCTTTGAGGGATTCACCACCATGGACAGCAATCCTAAGTCCCTTTTGTTCAAAAAGAGGGTACAGGGCGTCATAAACCTGCTCGTTTTGCTGTTCCAGTTTTTTGAGAATCGTTATTGTGTCCGACAAGCCGGTACACTCTAAAAGTGCCTGCTCAAGTTCAGAATTGGAGGCCATGATATTGACACGGCTGGCAGCTTCTTTAAAACGAGGCCGCAGGTTATCCATGGGGCTTGTGTCGGCGCTATTTTTTTGTACCTGATTGAGAATTTGACGGCTCATTTCCGCCGTAAGGTCGTAATTCTCCATCCCGTTCAAAGAAAGGACTAAACAGGGCTTGCCTATGCCCTCAACCAGTTTCCGAATTTGAGTTCCTATAGCCCGGTCTGCATTTTCAATCCCCCGGATAATGGTTTCAGAATTCTGGCTGCCCGGATCTCCCAACAGACTGGCAAGGGTAATCGCCAAATGAGACTTTCCTGTACCATATCCGGCAATGGCCAGGGTAAAAGGTTTTTCAGACAGTCCTACACAGGACCGGACAATGGAATGAGTAAAACCAGCTGTATCTTGAAGCTTGTGCCCGTGACCCGTACCAACTTCTGCCTGGGTCACGCCATGGTAAGAAGGCCCATGGAAGACAAAGGCGGCAGCGGCCTGTTCCGCCCGCTCCGGATTATCATTCAGCCAGTCTACGTTTACAGCGCCTTCAAAAAGACGTTCATCTTGGAATCTTACTATGTCACCAAATGTCGTCGGCATGGTTTTTCTCCGAAAAAGAATTATCAGATCAGATCATCATATATTTTTTTCCACACATTACTGCTGCTATCGGCACTTTGAATAATCCAGGGGGTCATGTGCCGTTCCACTGTAAAAATGCCTTTTTGTTCAATTAATGACAGTGCCTGTTGGGCATCATCAATGTTCCAGCCCGGAATTGTTTTCCATCCCGCAGCCCGGTCTAAATCCGTTAGTGTGACCTGGTTTTGCCCAGGAAAGTATGTCTCCATGGCGTCCAACATCCATGCGCCATAACCCCAGGCGTACTCCCCACCGATTGGTCCGGTTTTCCGCCGAACCATACCTTGCTTCTCGGTCAACGCCCCGCATTCGCTAAAGGATGCCGGATCGTCATACATTCGGATTAAAGGCCCGATCAGATTTGCCTGGGAGCCATTGGTACTTTGCAGGTAGGTCTCCAATTGGTCTTTCCCAAATTTGGAACCTAGCGCTTGTGCGCCCTGGAAAAAAACCTGATACCAGATATCCGCGCCGCGGGCAGCCCCGCATAGATTTAAATGGGCTGCCCATTGGGTTACCGGTTCTTTCAAAAAAGGATCTTCCAGCAGAACAACCCTGCCAAAATGTGTCAGGTTTGGCGTTTTGACAGCGTTATTCAAAGAATCATCTGACAAAGTGATCAATCCCATTCCTCGGCAATAATCAATGGTCGGCATGACCTTACCGCTTGATGCGCCCGTAGGGATGCCCGTTGCGTCGGCAATGGCACGGGCATCCCCTTTCTTTCCGGCAGAGGCAAACTGCAAAAGGGCTTTCAAATACCGCCTTTCGGGGATAAATGTTTTATGAAAATTTTTGGGAAGGCGATGGTTTGTGGTTGTATCAACCATTTAAGTTTCTTTCCTCCATGGCAGTAATTTTAATTTTTACAGCCATCTTAGGCTTTAGTGTGCCGTCGTCTTCAAGGGACGGCCCTAAAGAATAGCACTCTCCTTTGTTCAGTTTTGACAGACGTTCAACCCAGGTTTTTGCCGGTTCACTTGTCGCATTCTCCAACACCCTGGCATATTCTTTCATCTCCGTTTCCGCAGGCTTAAAAAACAGCTTATGGCCAGCCTGAAATAGGCGGGCCTGTTGATCCGTCGCAAGGTTACTCAGGGTTTGTGTGGCTAAAACCATGGCCAGGCCAAACTTGCGTCCTTCAGTCAGATACTTGGCCAATGGGCTTTCCTCCCGGTGGTCAAGGTTCTGTACCTCATCAAGAATAACAAGCTTGGGCATATCCTTGTTCCCCTTTGCCCGCACAAAGGCATAAAGGTCCCAAAGAAGAAATTCGGTTACCAGTTTCCAGGAACTCATATCAAGCCCGGCAAGTTGAAACACATGGCACCGGTTTTCTTCATCTTCAAAAAAGTAATCCCATCCCATGCCTTGGGCATTAGACGCAAAAGGGTTGCTCATCACAAAGGGTTTGAGTTTACTTAATGTTGACTGGACTGTACTATTGCTATGCGTTTTATCTTCCAGAAAATCTTGCAGAGTCTCTAATAGTCCATCCAGCGTCATTGCCTCACCATAGGATTCCATGCCGGAAATAATGGCATCGAATAATACGCTGAACTGCTGATCCCCCAAATCATATACGGTCTTAAATATAGCTGCGACCCGTTTGGCAACAGTGACATAGTCATCCTTTAAAACTATAGTCCCTATTATTTGTTCATGGAGTTTAAATGGAGAGATCGGAAACGGCCCGGCTTTAATGATATGCTGTTTTGGAGCCAGATATTTTTCTGTGGCATCCTCTAACTGGCCGGGTAAAAATCCATTGGTGTAATCAACAACTATAGAATTTTGACCGGATACACCCAATTCATTCAACAGGCACTGAATGGCATATGTTTTTCCCATTCCTGAACTGCCAAAAATCAGAATATGCCTGTTGTTCAGTCCAGAATGACCGAACTCCCAGAAGATACTGCGGGCACCATTAACGGACTGTCCAAGAAAAATTCGTTCTGTAACTTTCGCTGATTTACTTTTACTGTGCGCCTGGGCCGGTAATTCCGGAAAAGGAGTTTCCCCAGCAGGGGGAGTTGACTCTTTTGTTTCCATTGAGGAGGCTTTGGTGAACCGGGCAGAACTACTACCGGCGTAATCGTTTCTACCGCCACAATCCTCCGGATCATCTTCAACGGAACAATGGTTCTGGTGAGGGTTTAATTGATACACAAAGTCTATTAAATTTTTGCCCCAATCAAAAAAAGTGCCCCCTTCCTCAGAACATAAAGCTTTCATCTCTTGACTGCCTAAAGAGACATGAAGAATGTCCAAATGATACTCCCTGAAACTAAAGATCCAGGAAACCCTTTGCCTGTTGTCGGTTTCAACATTTGTCCAACAGGTGAAAAGCGCGCCTCCCCAGGAGACAGAGAATTCTCCCTCCGCAAGGCGCTCTAGAGCCGACAGGACATCCCCACGGTTTTTATTGTTCACTTTAGATCGACTCGCAATCAACCGATGCAGTTGAAGCCACCAATATCTGGCATCCGGTCTTTGGGTTAAATCATTCTCCTGACGAGGCATAAACGAGGGGATCAAATGTCTAAGCCCGCAATCAACCTGGTCCCTGGCTTTTTCGATGTGAAAGTCTGCTTGTTTGCCTAACTTGCATTCAATGACCCTCAAATCCAAATGCAGCATGCCGCTTTTTAATACCGATGCAGTTAGATGCAAAATATCCGGACGCATATTGGAAGAAGCGTTGTCAAGCCAATGCTGGTAGGCATCAAGGGAGATAAATTGATCGCATAACGCCTCTTTATTGATATGAAATTTTTTTCTGGCCAAAGCGTAGGCTAAAACCTCCCGAATGTGCTGGCTGACGCCTGTCGCCCGGATCAGGGAGAGACCGGACAGGCCCTTAGCCTGCTCAATGGCAAATTTTGCGGCCTTGGTTTTTTCTTCGTTTGACCACCCTTCAACCACATTGGAAATGGCCGCTCCTAATTTATGGTAAAGATCGGAGAAATGGAACTGTTCTGTTGATATGGTATAATTGGCCTCTCCATGGGAACCTACCCCTGAGCCAAAACCAATTAAATCTCGAACGTTGCTGCCGTTTGTCTTTTTCAGCAAGTATTCGTCAATGTTTGAATCAATACATACAACCCATTCCACATTTTTATGCAGTGCATCCACAACGCCCCGCCATGGACTGAAATCCCCTCTGCCCAGTGCAATATGGTGTCCGGCTTTTTCCTGCAAACGTGCTAATACCTCCAGGTGTTTTGTGGCCACCATGAACTGTCGATTGCTTAATACCCGGTATCGTTCATCCTGATGCTGCCTTTCAGAAGGAGAACAACATGCTTTTTCAAGAATGGGAAATTGAATGGGACGGGATGTCACATCATGAGGGGCAGGTACCTGCTCCATTTTGTTTCCTTTTACCCCGGCACTGATAAAGTGGCTTAACACAGCAATATCCGCCTCAAGGCTGGCATTAATAATATGGATAAACTGGGCATAGTTATCATACGAAGTGACGATTCTGTGGGCGACAGAGAGCCGACACGCCCGATAATGGGCAAATTTACTATGGTTTTCTGCGGCTTCCCACCGTTCTTTCCACTGTTCAATCCATCGATTGACGCCTGTATCATCACTGGATTCTGAAAACAGTGTAAGGGATACATGGAAAGTTGAACCCGTGTCATTTTCCAACCTGTCCGGAGCACTGATAAATTGATCTATGGCGGCGATCACCGGCTGAATATCCTGGTTTTGATACACCGCCAGGCTGATGCCGTCCTTTGCATGGGGATGAAGCTTCCAGTAATCCCTGATAATACGGAACAGCATCAAAGATTCCCGGCTCTGATGGAACATTTCACTGTCAGATATGTCCTCATCCTCAAATGCGTCATACTTGAGCAGCAGCCTGGTAGAAAGCGTTGCCTGAGACTCCCGTCCTCCGCCAATGCGATGTAAAAGGTTAGTGCCTCTAATGTCGGTTTCAAATACCAGGTCGTTATTCTTTAACAAACCGCAAAGGGGCATTTTAATTGCGGATAGATCCAGGTAGTAATCCCAGGCAGATAGTTGAAATGATTTACTCTTCGGTGAAGAGAGTTGACGGCCGACCTCAGCATTAAAACAATCAAACAGATATAAAATCCTTGCATGGATCAGCTCAAGAAGGGCCGGATGGAGAACAGTAATGGCTGCTGCCGGTTCGTAGGCCTGCCAGATCCACTTTTCATCGTCTACGGGAGCGTCTTCCCCGACGATGAGAAATCCCCTGGCAAGAATTGATCCCTTATCCCGCTGTACAGGGCTGTTCTCTTCAAGATATGTATTAAATACTTCGCTTAATGCCCGCCGAAGGTCATCCCAGCCCTGAGACAATGCTTGATAAATGCTGTTTTCCGCGGCCAGGCGGATAAATTTTCCATAGTTATGGGACAAGGCTTTAAGCCTCTCCCCAAACTCTTTCTCATCCTGATCCAAATCCCTTAAAATTGGGGGCAAAAGATCTGCGACCCTTTTATCTCCCCTGACACCATACATGAGCACACGGTTGGCTTCGTCTTCATCCTTGGCCAGCATTAACTCTTCAAAATAGGGGATTGAAAAAGCCGGAAGGATATATTTTTTTTCAAAGTTCGGTGACACACTTTCAAACAAAGCTGCGGCTGTACGAAACGGGGAGGTTGCCGGTAAACGGATATAAAAACGCTGGGATACAGAATTGGTTTCTTCGGTTGCCTCAACAACAACCTTAAATCCCAAAACCGGCTCAGCCACAGAGGAGTACTGTAAGTCAATCTCTTCATGGATCAATTGAGATTCAATTTTAATGAACTCTTGACCTGGTCCGGCGTCAATCTGAATATAGGTACTCAGCCAGTGGTCTAATCCGCCAACCACTTTTTCCAGATATCCCATGGCAACCTTATTTTTTTCATCAGCACTGTCGCCGTCCCGATCATGTTTAAAAAGAAAGGATCGGATGGAGATTTTTTCCAGGACATCGCTTACAATCATGCCGTCTGACTCCAATTTTTTTCGAAAAAACCCCAGGGTTAGCCACAGGCCGGTCAACACACTTTCAAGGGGGTCTGTTCCCAGTTTTTTAATAGATGGTGGCGGTTGAGTGCCTGTGTTTTTTTTCTCTTTATATTTTAAAATTTTGTCTCGTATAACCACAAAATCACATTGCAACAGCGCATTAAGTTTATTGTCCGTGCCTTCGTCGATATATTCTGCAAGGGCATTGAGGAATTCATCATCGGATTGAAAGGAACCAATCTGATTATTTCCTGAAAGCGTGTTCTCTTTTGCATGCTTTTTTTGATATCCTCTCACCGCTTTTACGGCATTGTCCCGGGGTCTTTTTTCCAAAAACATGGCATAGGAAAAAAAGGAGAGCGCCGTCTCAACATACGGGGCAAAGGTTTGCTTTCCCCCAAATTTAAACGCCGTCAAATCAGGCAGATTAAAAAATCCAAGGCTCCTGAGCAACGCCTGTTCGGCGTCACGCCCGTCCTGCGCCCCCGACAGGTCCAGCTGATCCATAAATTCGCTGATTCGTATAATATCCGTTGGCACCCGGGTCAGCAGGGCGTTGAGTACCTCGTCAAACCGCACGATGGTTTCGCTTTCATAGGCAATCGTATGATCGTTTAAGAGCGCTCTTGTCCAGCTCTGAAAATTGGCACTCATACCCTGGGACCACCCCCAGATGGTTTGGATCGAGCAACGATGAAAATCCGCCAGGCTGCCGGCGTCTGTTACATGGTCCATTCCTCCTAGAATTACCGCGGCGGTTTTCCCCTCATCTCCGGTGCCAAGATTCCTGTAGCAGGTCAAATTCCCTGATTCATCCAGCCACTTTTTTTGTGAAGCCTGTTTTAGAAAATCCAATACGTGCAAGTCGCCGGTTCGTTCCCACTCTTTCCAAAGGGGTTTGGCTATTTTATATACCAGTGTGTCTACTAACGGAACTACTCCGGCTTCCAACTCCCTGCCGATATGGATCATCACCCCGGCAGGAAAACTTGGGAGCATGATCAGGGCGGCTCCTGAATCTTTTTTTAATTTGTACCGCTCAACCTGCGCTTTGATATAGTTGCAGACACTTAGTGAAAAATGTTTCATTTATTTTATGCTCTCCCGTTACCCAAGGGGTTTTCAACCATTGAACAGGAATCCGATAACCGAACCAACACACCTGCCCCCTCCAGCATGTCCGTCAACCACTGACCTGTATCTTCGCCGATTGCAGCCGGCGGATACGAACTGCTCCATTCGCAAGCTCTGTTTAGATGTTTTCCTGATAATGCAATGCCGACCCGCAGAAAGATTTGGTCTAAAAAACTATCGTATGTCATTCGTTCCCCGGGGCGGACAATGGTCAGCACCAGATACCGGAGCAAATGGTCGGTCAAAACAAATCTTGCCCCCGGCCCCCGGCGGGGGACCATAAAGCCTAAGCGCTTGGACAGGGTTTGGAAAAGTTTGTGGCCATAACGGGTATCCGCCTCTTTGTATGGATCTGTCCATTGGCTGCCGGCACTGCCCTGCTGTTTGGCCACGTTTTCCTTGATTTCTGTGCATCGCAGGGCACGCTGTATCATGAACAGCGTTGTGGTGACACTTCTTTGGGAAATACGTTTCAGTATCGGATCACGGCCGTCCGGATCTGAAATCGCCCACACATATCCCAATGGTCCGGCGCCTGTATT is drawn from uncultured Desulfobacter sp. and contains these coding sequences:
- a CDS encoding type IV secretion system DNA-binding domain-containing protein, producing MKHFSLSVCNYIKAQVERYKLKKDSGAALIMLPSFPAGVMIHIGRELEAGVVPLVDTLVYKIAKPLWKEWERTGDLHVLDFLKQASQKKWLDESGNLTCYRNLGTGDEGKTAAVILGGMDHVTDAGSLADFHRCSIQTIWGWSQGMSANFQSWTRALLNDHTIAYESETIVRFDEVLNALLTRVPTDIIRISEFMDQLDLSGAQDGRDAEQALLRSLGFFNLPDLTAFKFGGKQTFAPYVETALSFFSYAMFLEKRPRDNAVKAVRGYQKKHAKENTLSGNNQIGSFQSDDEFLNALAEYIDEGTDNKLNALLQCDFVVIRDKILKYKEKKNTGTQPPPSIKKLGTDPLESVLTGLWLTLGFFRKKLESDGMIVSDVLEKISIRSFLFKHDRDGDSADEKNKVAMGYLEKVVGGLDHWLSTYIQIDAGPGQEFIKIESQLIHEEIDLQYSSVAEPVLGFKVVVEATEETNSVSQRFYIRLPATSPFRTAAALFESVSPNFEKKYILPAFSIPYFEELMLAKDEDEANRVLMYGVRGDKRVADLLPPILRDLDQDEKEFGERLKALSHNYGKFIRLAAENSIYQALSQGWDDLRRALSEVFNTYLEENSPVQRDKGSILARGFLIVGEDAPVDDEKWIWQAYEPAAAITVLHPALLELIHARILYLFDCFNAEVGRQLSSPKSKSFQLSAWDYYLDLSAIKMPLCGLLKNNDLVFETDIRGTNLLHRIGGGRESQATLSTRLLLKYDAFEDEDISDSEMFHQSRESLMLFRIIRDYWKLHPHAKDGISLAVYQNQDIQPVIAAIDQFISAPDRLENDTGSTFHVSLTLFSESSDDTGVNRWIEQWKERWEAAENHSKFAHYRACRLSVAHRIVTSYDNYAQFIHIINASLEADIAVLSHFISAGVKGNKMEQVPAPHDVTSRPIQFPILEKACCSPSERQHQDERYRVLSNRQFMVATKHLEVLARLQEKAGHHIALGRGDFSPWRGVVDALHKNVEWVVCIDSNIDEYLLKKTNGSNVRDLIGFGSGVGSHGEANYTISTEQFHFSDLYHKLGAAISNVVEGWSNEEKTKAAKFAIEQAKGLSGLSLIRATGVSQHIREVLAYALARKKFHINKEALCDQFISLDAYQHWLDNASSNMRPDILHLTASVLKSGMLHLDLRVIECKLGKQADFHIEKARDQVDCGLRHLIPSFMPRQENDLTQRPDARYWWLQLHRLIASRSKVNNKNRGDVLSALERLAEGEFSVSWGGALFTCWTNVETDNRQRVSWIFSFREYHLDILHVSLGSQEMKALCSEEGGTFFDWGKNLIDFVYQLNPHQNHCSVEDDPEDCGGRNDYAGSSSARFTKASSMETKESTPPAGETPFPELPAQAHSKSKSAKVTERIFLGQSVNGARSIFWEFGHSGLNNRHILIFGSSGMGKTYAIQCLLNELGVSGQNSIVVDYTNGFLPGQLEDATEKYLAPKQHIIKAGPFPISPFKLHEQIIGTIVLKDDYVTVAKRVAAIFKTVYDLGDQQFSVLFDAIISGMESYGEAMTLDGLLETLQDFLEDKTHSNSTVQSTLSKLKPFVMSNPFASNAQGMGWDYFFEDEENRCHVFQLAGLDMSSWKLVTEFLLWDLYAFVRAKGNKDMPKLVILDEVQNLDHREESPLAKYLTEGRKFGLAMVLATQTLSNLATDQQARLFQAGHKLFFKPAETEMKEYARVLENATSEPAKTWVERLSKLNKGECYSLGPSLEDDGTLKPKMAVKIKITAMEERNLNG
- a CDS encoding DUF4007 family protein, producing the protein MVDTTTNHRLPKNFHKTFIPERRYLKALLQFASAGKKGDARAIADATGIPTGASSGKVMPTIDYCRGMGLITLSDDSLNNAVKTPNLTHFGRVVLLEDPFLKEPVTQWAAHLNLCGAARGADIWYQVFFQGAQALGSKFGKDQLETYLQSTNGSQANLIGPLIRMYDDPASFSECGALTEKQGMVRRKTGPIGGEYAWGYGAWMLDAMETYFPGQNQVTLTDLDRAAGWKTIPGWNIDDAQQALSLIEQKGIFTVERHMTPWIIQSADSSSNVWKKIYDDLI